CGATCTCGGTTTGTGTATATAGTGTATGTACCTCATTTATCCGTAATACTGCTCCTAGATTGAAGTCTTGTATGATACAGGTTGTCATATCAGTTAACATATAATATAACAATGAATAATCGATCTAAATCTAAAttatcctctctctttcttgtAAAACCCAAAACCCCAAAAAGGGAGTCCTGTATCTTGTGCCAAATCATCGAGGTCCATAACCACTACTTTTCACATGATTATACTGACCGCCCAAtcccccacctcctcttgTAGTTGTCGTCGAGGTCGTTCCTCGTTTGATACCTGTTGTAGAAGACGTTGGACGGGAAGTAGCGACGGAAGGACGTGGTATACCTGTTCCTATATACGATGAAATAAAccagatcagatcattctCCAAAGGATTCATTTCGGATTTCATCACCAGGGAATAGGGACATCcaaggaggatgagaaacTCACCCCTTGCTCTCAATCCAGTACCCCTCGATACCGCTCTACCTCTCGCCCCCCTCGAACTTGACGCCTCAGCTCTCTCCCTCTCTATTatcctcctttccctctcttcctctgctaGTTGAGTTTGTTCAGCCGCATGTCGCGATTCCTCTTCTGCACGTTCGATAGCTTGCAGACGAGCTTGCTCGATGGCCGCTATAGCTTCTGCGTCCTAtcgagaaggaagtgaagattAGTATGATGAGCGTCGGCAATGTTGAGGAGCGACATGAGGTGAGCAACAGCTAATTGGTGACAAGAGGCATTTTACGCTGGACATTGacaattcactcacatctgtACTACCTGTCCATTTCGTGTTCAATAACAACTGCTGGGTATGTTCCGCCTGGCCCATTATCGCTGTGTATTCATCTAACAGTGCGGAAGTCTGTCGAACTCTTTCGGCCAGTCTCTGtgtgaatgatgatttgaataAATCAGCAACGACCTCCCTTTTTCAAAAAATATGATAATCATTCCACAGTTCCAAAAACGACATGCCTCCCGCTACCAtttcataccataccatacagactcatcaaatcatccaatctaATCGGAACCCCTACTCACCTGGTTATGTCCTCTTACACCTTCCAACGCACCTATGACACCCTCAAAAAcctcattcatctttctcagctCGTACAGACTAGacctcaatcgatcttctctaTTATTATCTAGCGACAATTGTCTCCGCCTCTGCCTCTGttcgacttcatcctctgctGCTTCATCATCTCGTCGCTGAAGGTTGGTTGAATGATGTATagtctgatcatcatcttcattttcatcttcgtcttcatcatcgtaaGTGGTAGGTTGAGTAGGAGCGAACAACGAGAATCTAGGTTTGGTTTGAGGTTTACTAATTTTAATTGGCGTTTCCtccccatctccatcatgTCGTATATTCACTGTCTTCTGCTGGGGGTACGAATACGGATGCGAGCTAGAGGAAGCCGATGAGAATATGGAAGGGCGCTGTCCCAGAGTTCGCTGATCATTGGTGAAtagatgttgttgatgattctgatttgACGAAGAAGCATAAGAATGAACGTCTGAATCCATACTTAGATCAGCGAGTAAAGAAGGATCTTCCAAAAGGGAAACATCGTCTAGATTCTGTTTGTTGAATTGAGGTAATAGTGGAGAATCCATGGTTCTgtccttttctcttctcgtcCTTTCCTCTTTAGGATCGATACTGTCCACTGTTCGAATGATTTTGTACGGCAGGAGAAAAAAGTATGTTGATGAATGAAAAATTACAGTGGAGGATGTTCATAATGTTTCAGATTGCGAACGCGTCAACTAATCTTCAACGCTTCAACGCGTCTGTCTCCCGCTTTGGCTGTCCATACAGTATATACAACAGCATAAGGCATAGACATATTTACACCCAGTTGATAAGGTGCATTGAAGGCAGAGAGGCCAGATATGCTCTAATGACATGGCTATATATACGCAGATGCATGTCAAATCATCTATTGCCCAAATCAACTTTTTTTGATTGTGATCTatgatcctcatcattctccgCATGATCTTatttcttctgcttttgacTGGTAGTTCCCTTTGGTAACTCAGCGGTATAAGGTAAGAACTCTCTTCCTTGCATATATGGCTGAAGTACTTTGGGGATTCGAAGACCCTACGATTTCCGACATCATGCCAATCAGCAAATTGATCTTTCGcaaggaggatgaaaagcgatgactcacctctggaGTCTGGTAGTTCTCAACGATACAACACAAAGCTCGTTCGGTAGCACATAAAGTACCGTTCAACATATGTACGAAACCGACTTTAGTATCTTTAGTCTTGAATCCCAATCGGACATTCAATGATCTTGATTCTGCAACCACATTCACCGAGTCAGGTCAGAACATAGTAATTGTTTGTATAATTGAGGgtgatcactcacgataATCTGTACAGTTTGAACAACTGACCAATTCCTTGTATTCACCTTGGAAGGGGAACCAAGCTTCCAAATCGTATTTGATCGAAGCGGCGTTGTTCAAAGCACCAGAGACGATGTTGACCACTCTGTAAGGGATTTCAAGCGATTCGTAGAATTCTCGAGAGGTCTCTACCATTCGATCGAGTTCGGCAGGGGAGTTGTCGGGTTCACAAATGATAAACTATAAAGCGAATAGAAGTCAGCAAGAAGGACGTGGAGTTGGAAAAGAGGACATGGAAGGCATTGCTATTTGGCAATTTGTACTATGaaacccaactcacctgctcgACCTTCTCGAATTGATGTACTCTGAAAATACCCCAAGTGTCCTTACCGTGCGAACCAGCTTCTTTCCTAAAACAAGTAGAGTAACCAGCGTATCTGCGGTGTTGTCGAGTactcacatcagctataTCGCCCTCTTACCAGAGGAAATTCGAGCTGGATCACAGATCGCCCGTTGTCACTCACCTATAAGGTAAGTTCTGAGGAGGGATATTCTCATCCATATGCATAGCTGAGATTGGTTGTTCCGAAGTGGCAATCAAATATTTATCTTCCGAATCACCAGTGACTTTATATAACGCTTCGTCGAATTCGGATAATTGAGCAGTGGCAGCCATGATATCTTTTTTAATCATGAAAGGAGGTTGAATTTTCTTGTAAGATTTTTTCCTCAAGAAATCTAACCCGtaagagatcaaagcttgATTGAGATCTACACCATCGTTGGTCAAGTAGAAACCACGATGTCCAAATACCTTGACACCCCTATCGGTATCGTACGCTTCTAATCTGTATAAAACCTCATGATGAGATAATATACCTTCCGATTTATCTTCTAAAGCTAGACCAGTACCGGAATTACCTTTGTGGTTGGGCTCGGGGTGCCATACTCGCAGGATGGCGTTGTCATCCTACGTTAATCATTCACCATATGTCAGAACCAACATATGAACGACCAGACCTTTCTCGATAAAATGCACGTCACTTGGTCCAAGATGACCGTTCAATATCTTATTGAACCGGATAAATCCATggccaactcacctcattcatcGAAACAGCATTCCTCTCATCAACGATATTCCCAATCAAACCTGCTTTCTTATCTCTCAGCGTGACCAGTTCGTTCGTCTTGGTAACCAAATCCGCAATCCTCTTGTCCAATTCTGCTTTCTTGGCTAACAACTCTGATGCATCTCCTTTGGCTTTCTTGATTTGTCCAATCTCTTTTTGAAGGGCGTTCAATTCACGTTGGgcaccttctttctcgaaCTGGGCTGCAATATATACATCAAGGTCAGCAATGTCATCACCCATGTCAATGAAGGAAAGGGCACAATTCCACTCGAGTCTCGAACTTGTAGTGAAGGTATGTTCTGcacactcaccttgcttGTGAGCGCCGAAGATCTCAATGACCTCATCGACTAATTCCACACTTgcccctctcttcttctgggATTCACGGACGACATCGGGATTACCTCCTTTCTCAGTTTGGACTGGGATGAGAAGTAGACTACCGGGTTAGCTTCATGTTCCCTTCAATTTGCTTATTAGGTGACAGAGGTAGGAGGATAGCTCACAGTGAAtaagatcgatcatcttctctaaGTAACTCTAGGTTCTAATTCGGGTCGCCACAGGGAGATTGAGAGCAGAGCAGGTGCTttgtggtgaagaagaaaggaatatGCACCTTGTCAAGGGTGACTCGAACACTTCGCACTCACTTGATACACAACCACACACCACTGAGACTAGGACCGAGCGGAAATTATCGTTATCACCCTGACACCTCCCTACGTAGTGACGTGGCATTATTCCCCTTACCCCGCGTTCTTCCGCCGGTAATGCCCTCCCGTTTTTTTGAGTCAAAAGTCGAAAAACGTTGATGCTGAAATCAACTGAAGATCATTCGATAATAATCTACTATAGAGAAGAAAACATATAACATCAACTCAGATCActcatcttctctcacaGCATTACAGAGATAAAACAGACCCAGCGAAATGTCCCACGGAACACCTTCTCCAGATAGAAACAGGCCATTAGATGATCGAAAGGTCACAGGTGTAGGTTTCACTACTCGAGTCATGTCCATGTCTTCATACTCATGCTCATGTACTCATACTTGGATGTGTATAACAGTACGATCCCCTTATCCCCCCTGCTTTACTCCGACATGATCTTCCCGTACCTACCGTAGCGAACAagaccatctcatcagctaGGAGAACAGCAGCCTCCATCGTACAAGGTACTGACCCCTTATCCCGATTGTTGGTTGTAGTTGGACCATGTAGTATACATGATGTTGATCAGGCTAAAGAGTACGCTTCGAGGTTGCGAAAAGGTGTGCAGGAAGGCAGATGGCCTGGATTGGAGGTTGTCATGAGAGTTTACTTGTGAGTGCATGTTCCTATGCGCTCTGGCGTGCGGGAAATAACGAAATCGAATAAGCAATGAAAACTTAGAAGACCATCTAGCTTTATTATTGAATTGATCGTGAACGAATGATATAGTTCGCTAATGATGTAATTCCACCTCACAGCGAGAAGCCAAGAACGACcgtgggatggaagggtcTCATCAACGATCCCGATATCAACAATTCCTTCGCCATCAACAAAGGTCTCAGAATCGCTAGGCAGTTGTTATGCGATATCAACGAGATGGGTATGCCTGTAGGATGTGAATTGCTTGATACGATTAGGTAAGTGGTGACCTTCTTACACGACAATTTCATTtagaaaagaagaattgggCTAATAGAATCTTCATCGCTTGTTTGTTTCTTATCAATTTCCATtttgatcgatcatcctctttcactcGCAGTCCCCAATTCATTGCCGACTTGATAACCTGGGGAGCCATCGGTGCACGAACCACCGAATCTCAACTACATCGAGAATTAGCATCCGGTGCATCTTTCCCTATAGGTTTTAAGAATGGTACGGATGGTTCAGTCGGAGTCGCCATCGACGCTATGCAATCCGCTTCTCACCCCCACAACTTCATGGGTATAAATTCACAAGGTATGGCTAGTATCGTCAAGACCAGTGGGAATGGAGATTGTCATGTGATTTTGAGGGGAGGTACCCATGGACCTAACTACGCGTGAGTAAATCATTTTCTGTCTCTTCAATACGATTGAATGAAGAAAAGCAGAAAGCAAAAGGGGGAAAGGTTGAGGTTGTAAGAAGATTTACTAATGTTTGTATTTTCGATTTCCTCAGCGCTGAACATGTGCAGAAAGCTCTCTCAACTATGAGAACCAAAAACCCCGGCGCCTTCGCTTCCATCATGGTAGATTGTTCTCACGGTAACTCGTCGAAGAATCATTTGAATCAACCTAAAGTGGCTGCGGACGTCGCTGGACAGATTGCTGCTGGTGAGGAAGGTATCACCGGTATCATGTGAGTAACAGGCTTTTCGAATCCCAGTATAGACATTCCATAGGACCAAGGATAGTTGAAAAGGCTAAGGCTAGGGCTAAGACTAAATAAACTGATGTTGTTCACTTTGCAGGTTCGAAAGTAATTTGAAGGGAGGTAAACAAAGCTCGGATAAACCTAGAGATCAGTTGGAGTACGGTGTATCAATCActgatggtgagttattATCGGCATATCATACTTATGAAGATTTGCTGACGCCAATGATGGTTTAGCCTGTGTTGATTGGGAAATGACAGTTGATATGTTCGATACtctcaacaaggtgagttcgaaGTTCAGCCCAATCGAGGTCTATATGTCTGCAACATCTTGAGCTAATACATCGTATGAACAATTCATAGGCTTCACTCGCACGAAGAGCTATTGTGGACACTAAACATGCTAATGGGAACGGGGAAGTCCCAGCTgtcaagaagctgaagacTGAAGAGTAGAGTGGATTGAGACAGACTAcattggattggattggatcgtCCATGGATGGGACAGTATGACATATGTTATATACATAATATACTATGCATTGGGATGCTACATCCACTTCACACTTCAAATAAACATAAACATCGACTCCAACTCCATAATATCCCGTCGGCATTTCTGTTTTCACGGTTGCTTTATCTATTCTTTCAACGAGATATGTCCTCTTGGAACTTGTCCTTCCTACATCCCCCGAAAGTACGATTCAGCACTACCATTAGAACAGAGAGACAAGATGTTGCTCCGTGAAAGAGTGACTTGTAAATACTCACATTAACGTCCACTCCATCTTTGAAccacctctcttcatccttgatggCAATGGTATTCCCACTCATCTGACGTGATTTCATCCTACCGTCTTCGGCAAATACCTaatatatcatatatccacATACAAACACAGGTCAAATCAGTCCGCTGACCAAAGTATATCTCGTGATAGGATACTGAGAAGTACTTGGCTTACCCAATGTTCTAATCCATATGTCCTATACCATTGAGAAGACTTATCAGGAGTTTGAGAGTATTCATACCAGAACTCAACTGCACTATATAtcatttcaatttcatcatAAGCTTCGATCATTTTACTCTTTCATGAATCTTTACCCcaaggaaggggaagatgggTGCATTGGTAAATATCACTTACACCCTATTACCTTCAAAGGCAAATAACTCTTTCCTCAATCTATAATTATGTTCCACTTCCCATTTCTTAGTTAAGAAATCTTCGATAGCCTCTGTACCTTGGAAAAAATGATCTCGATTACGCCAGATTGAATCGGGGGTGTATGCTGGAGAGATCaatttgggtgatttggtatctACATTATCGCCAAGCGTTAGTTATCCAAGTCGGAAGGTGGTAACAGGGGGAAGGTTCGTCTTGGGTGACTGTGAACTCACTCCATTTATCTTGAGCCGCTTTCACTTTCCTGTTTCACGACAATCCAATATGAGTACACTGTCAACCTAAATCTACGAT
The nucleotide sequence above comes from Kwoniella europaea PYCC6329 chromosome 1, complete sequence. Encoded proteins:
- a CDS encoding serine-tRNA ligase, with amino-acid sequence MIDLIHFQTEKGGNPDVVRESQKKRGASVELVDEVIEIFGAHKQAQFEKEGAQRELNALQKEIGQIKKAKGDASELLAKKAELDKRIADLVTKTNELVTLRDKKAGLIGNIVDERNAVSMNEDDNAILRVWHPEPNHKGNSGTGLALEDKSEGILSHHEVLYRLEAYDTDRGVKVFGHRGFYLTNDGVDLNQALISYGLDFLRKKSYKKIQPPFMIKKDIMAATAQLSEFDEALYKVTGDSEDKYLIATSEQPISAMHMDENIPPQNLPYRYAGYSTCFRKEAGSHGKDTWGIFRVHQFEKVEQFIICEPDNSPAELDRMVETSREFYESLEIPYRVVNIVSGALNNAASIKYDLEAWFPFQGEYKELVSCSNCTDYQSRSLNVRLGFKTKDTKVGFVHMLNGTLCATERALCCIVENYQTPEGLRIPKVLQPYMQGREFLPYTAELPKGTTSQKQKK
- a CDS encoding 3-deoxy-7-phosphoheptulonate synthase; translated protein: MSHGTPSPDRNRPLDDRKVTGYDPLIPPALLRHDLPVPTVANKTISSARRTAASIVQGTDPLSRLLVVVGPCSIHDVDQAKEYASRLRKGVQEGRWPGLEVVMRVYFEKPRTTVGWKGLINDPDINNSFAINKGLRIARQLLCDINEMGMPVGCELLDTISPQFIADLITWGAIGARTTESQLHRELASGASFPIGFKNGTDGSVGVAIDAMQSASHPHNFMGINSQGMASIVKTSGNGDCHVILRGGTHGPNYAAEHVQKALSTMRTKNPGAFASIMVDCSHGNSSKNHLNQPKVAADVAGQIAAGEEGITGIMFESNLKGGKQSSDKPRDQLEYGVSITDACVDWEMTVDMFDTLNKASLARRAIVDTKHANGNGEVPAVKKLKTEE